From a single Pseudomonas sp. A34-9 genomic region:
- the glyA gene encoding serine hydroxymethyltransferase produces the protein MFSKQDQIQGYDDALLAAMNAEEQRQEDHIELIASENYTSKRVMQAQGSGLTNKYAEGYPGKRYYGGCEHVDKVEALAIERAKQLFGADYANVQPHSGSSANSAVYLALIQPGDTILGMSLAHGGHLTHGAKVSSSGKLYNAVQYGINTDTGLIDYDEVERLAVESKPKMIVAGFSAYSKTLDFPRFRQIADKVGALLFVDMAHVAGLVAAGLYPNPLPYADVVTTTTHKTLRGPRGGLILAKANEEIEKKLNAAVFPGAQGGPLMHVIAGKAVCFKEALEPGFKAYQQQVIDNAQAMASVFIQRGYDVVSGGTDNHLFLVSLIRQGLTGKDADAALGRAHITVNKNAVPNDPQSPFVTSGLRIGTPAVTTRGFKVTQCVELAGWICDILDNLGDADVEANVAQQVSALCADFAVYR, from the coding sequence ATGTTCAGCAAGCAAGACCAGATCCAGGGTTACGACGATGCACTGCTGGCGGCGATGAATGCCGAGGAGCAACGTCAGGAAGATCACATCGAGCTGATCGCGTCGGAGAACTACACCAGCAAACGCGTCATGCAAGCCCAGGGCAGCGGCCTGACCAACAAATACGCCGAAGGTTATCCGGGCAAGCGCTACTACGGTGGCTGCGAGCACGTCGATAAAGTCGAAGCGCTGGCCATCGAACGCGCCAAGCAACTGTTCGGCGCCGATTACGCCAACGTTCAGCCGCACTCCGGTTCCTCGGCCAACAGCGCCGTGTACCTGGCGCTGATCCAGCCGGGCGACACCATTCTTGGCATGAGCCTGGCCCACGGCGGCCACCTGACTCACGGCGCCAAAGTGTCGTCCTCGGGCAAGCTCTACAACGCCGTGCAGTACGGGATCAATACCGACACCGGGCTGATCGATTACGACGAAGTCGAGCGTCTCGCCGTCGAATCCAAACCGAAAATGATCGTCGCCGGTTTCTCCGCTTACTCCAAGACCCTGGACTTCCCGCGTTTCCGGCAGATCGCTGACAAGGTTGGCGCGCTGCTGTTCGTCGACATGGCCCACGTCGCCGGTCTGGTCGCCGCCGGTCTGTACCCGAACCCGCTGCCGTACGCCGACGTGGTCACCACCACCACGCACAAAACCCTGCGCGGCCCACGTGGCGGCTTGATCCTGGCCAAGGCCAACGAAGAGATCGAGAAGAAGCTCAACGCTGCCGTGTTCCCCGGTGCCCAGGGCGGCCCGCTGATGCACGTCATCGCCGGTAAAGCCGTGTGCTTCAAGGAAGCGCTAGAGCCAGGCTTCAAGGCCTATCAGCAACAAGTGATCGACAACGCTCAGGCGATGGCCAGCGTGTTTATCCAGCGTGGCTACGATGTAGTGTCCGGCGGCACCGACAACCACTTGTTCCTGGTCAGCCTGATCCGTCAGGGCCTGACCGGCAAAGACGCCGACGCCGCCCTTGGCCGTGCGCACATCACCGTCAACAAGAACGCCGTGCCGAACGACCCGCAGTCGCCGTTCGTCACTTCCGGCCTGCGCATCGGCACCCCGGCGGTAACCACGCGCGGCTTCAAAGTGACCCAATGTGTGGAGCTGGCCGGCTGGATCTGCGACATCCTCGACAACCTCGGCGATGCCGATGTCGAGGCCAATGTTGCCCAGCAGGTTTCGGCCCTGTGCGCAGACTTCGCGGTTTATCGCTGA
- a CDS encoding serine protease — protein sequence MQNVQDIITETVTTALTALNPTDWFFNPQNAPVREPYRKHIIWLKKRNDEDKLVVVINASVTVEGDCNPFPTYFPRTLLGELLKSASGYYQIAPPPALFPGNPQCLNAPDQTIRLMLMGNGLPYASRYPIVIHAHEDIDISYEVQDKTEATDEPVLASLQTYSAMRPDIEQLLRLHRVVDVPK from the coding sequence ATGCAAAACGTTCAAGACATCATCACCGAAACAGTCACTACCGCTCTGACAGCACTCAACCCCACCGACTGGTTTTTCAATCCGCAAAACGCACCCGTGCGCGAGCCCTACCGCAAACACATCATCTGGCTGAAGAAACGCAATGACGAAGACAAACTCGTCGTGGTGATCAACGCAAGCGTGACGGTAGAAGGCGATTGCAACCCGTTCCCGACCTACTTTCCCAGGACACTGTTAGGAGAACTCCTCAAGTCTGCGTCGGGTTACTACCAGATTGCTCCCCCTCCCGCCCTTTTCCCAGGCAACCCGCAATGTCTCAACGCTCCTGACCAAACCATCCGGCTGATGCTCATGGGTAACGGCCTGCCTTACGCCAGCCGTTATCCGATTGTCATCCATGCTCACGAGGACATCGATATTTCATACGAGGTACAAGATAAAACCGAAGCCACTGATGAACCGGTACTTGCCAGTCTGCAAACGTACTCGGCAATGCGCCCTGACATCGAACAATTATTGAGGCTGCACAGGGTGGTAGATGTACCGAAGTGA
- a CDS encoding anti-sigma factor: MNYQTPALRRALAADYAIGLMPAAARRRFDQLLLDDAALRAELAQWQESLAALTAALPEHPVPDRVWQGITARIEPQVLHVPEKRPFWNWLRVTAALCSIVVLLFLGSLYNRDDARYRATLLTADAQPALKVEAHADYLQVEPLTLAAVDADRSLELWAIPVDGKPISLGVIPAGGKGKVELSEAQRALIGKPIALAVSLEPKGGSPTGQPTGPVLYQGALAAL, translated from the coding sequence ATGAACTACCAGACCCCTGCCCTGCGCCGCGCCCTGGCTGCCGATTACGCCATCGGGTTGATGCCTGCGGCAGCGCGGCGACGCTTTGACCAGTTGCTGCTGGATGACGCGGCATTAAGGGCTGAACTGGCGCAATGGCAGGAAAGCCTCGCCGCTCTCACCGCTGCGCTGCCGGAACATCCGGTGCCCGACCGCGTGTGGCAAGGCATCACCGCGCGGATCGAACCGCAAGTGCTGCATGTGCCCGAGAAGCGCCCGTTCTGGAACTGGCTACGGGTTACCGCTGCGCTGTGTTCGATCGTGGTGCTGCTCTTCCTCGGCTCGCTGTACAACCGCGACGACGCCCGCTACCGCGCCACCCTGCTGACGGCCGATGCGCAACCGGCGCTGAAGGTCGAGGCGCATGCGGATTATCTGCAAGTCGAGCCGCTGACGCTGGCGGCAGTTGATGCCGATCGCAGCCTGGAACTGTGGGCGATTCCGGTGGATGGCAAGCCGATTTCGCTGGGAGTGATACCGGCGGGTGGCAAAGGCAAGGTTGAGTTGAGTGAGGCGCAAAGAGCCTTGATCGGTAAACCGATTGCGCTGGCTGTAAGCCTCGAGCCGAAGGGTGGTTCGCCGACCGGGCAGCCGACTGGACCGGTGCTTTATCAGGGTGCTTTGGCAGCCCTCTAA
- the fdhA gene encoding formaldehyde dehydrogenase, glutathione-independent → MSGNRGVVYLGAGKVEVQKIDYPKMQDPRGRKIEHGVILKVVSTNICGSDQHMVRGRTTAQTGLVLGHEITGEVIEKGSDVENLKIGDLVSVPFNVACGRCRSCKEQHTGVCLTVNPARAGGAYGYVDMGDWTGGQAEYVLVPYADFNLLKLPDRDKAMEKIRDLTCLSDILPTGYHGAVTAGVGPGSTVYIAGAGPVGLAAAASARLLGAAVVIIGDVNTIRLAHAKAQGFEIVDLSKDTPLHEQIAALLGEPEVDCAVDCVGFEARGHGHDGVKSEAPATVLNSLMGVVRVAGKIGIPGLYVTEDPGAVDAAAKMGSLSIRFGLGWAKSHSFHTGQTPVMKYNRQLMQAIMWDRINIAEVVGVQVISLDQAPEGYGEFDAGVPKKFVIDPHKLFSAA, encoded by the coding sequence ATGTCTGGCAATCGTGGTGTGGTGTATCTCGGCGCTGGCAAGGTCGAAGTACAGAAAATCGACTATCCGAAAATGCAGGACCCGCGCGGTCGCAAGATCGAGCACGGGGTCATTCTCAAAGTGGTTTCCACCAATATCTGCGGCTCCGATCAGCACATGGTGCGCGGCCGTACCACGGCGCAGACCGGTCTGGTGCTGGGCCACGAGATCACCGGCGAGGTGATCGAAAAAGGCTCCGACGTCGAAAACCTGAAAATCGGCGACCTGGTTTCCGTGCCGTTCAACGTGGCTTGCGGGCGCTGCCGTTCCTGCAAAGAGCAACACACCGGCGTCTGCCTGACCGTCAACCCGGCCCGTGCCGGCGGCGCTTACGGCTACGTCGACATGGGCGACTGGACCGGTGGCCAGGCCGAATACGTGCTGGTGCCGTACGCCGACTTCAACCTGCTGAAACTGCCGGACCGCGACAAGGCCATGGAGAAAATCCGCGACCTGACCTGCCTCTCCGACATTCTGCCGACCGGTTACCACGGCGCCGTTACTGCTGGCGTTGGCCCGGGCAGCACCGTTTACATCGCCGGCGCTGGCCCGGTTGGTCTGGCGGCTGCCGCTTCGGCACGGCTGCTGGGAGCTGCGGTGGTGATCATCGGCGACGTCAACACCATCCGCCTGGCCCACGCCAAGGCTCAGGGTTTCGAAATCGTCGACCTGTCCAAAGACACGCCGCTGCACGAACAGATCGCAGCCCTGCTGGGCGAACCGGAAGTCGATTGCGCGGTGGATTGCGTAGGCTTCGAAGCCCGCGGCCACGGCCACGATGGAGTGAAATCCGAAGCCCCGGCCACCGTGCTCAACTCGCTGATGGGCGTGGTGCGTGTTGCCGGCAAGATCGGTATTCCGGGCCTGTACGTCACCGAAGATCCGGGCGCTGTGGATGCCGCCGCGAAAATGGGCAGCTTGAGCATCCGCTTCGGTCTGGGCTGGGCCAAGTCGCACAGCTTCCACACGGGTCAGACTCCAGTGATGAAGTACAACCGCCAACTGATGCAGGCGATCATGTGGGATCGCATCAACATTGCCGAAGTGGTGGGCGTGCAGGTCATCAGCCTCGATCAGGCGCCGGAAGGTTACGGCGAGTTCGACGCTGGCGTACCGAAGAAGTTTGTGATCGATCCGCATAAGTTGTTCAGTGCGGCCTAA
- a CDS encoding sarcosine oxidase subunit beta: protein MQRYSGFGLFKHSLSHHENWQRMWRTPTPKKVYDVVIVGGGGHGLATAYYLAKEHGITNVAVVEKGWLGGGNTARNTTIVRSNYLWDESAHLYEHAMKLWEGLSQDLNYNVMFSQRGVYNLCHTLQDIRDSERRVSANRLNGVDGELLNAKQVADEIPYLDCSKNTRYPVMGATVQRRGGVARHDAVAWGFARAADALGVDLIQQTEVIGFRKENGVCIGVETNKGFIGAKRVGVVTAGNSGHMAKLAGFRLPIESHPLQALVSEPIKPIIDSVIMSNAVHGYISQSDKGDLVIGAGIDGYNGYGQRGSYPVIEHTIQAIVEMFPVLSRVRMNRQWGGIVDTTPDACPIISKTPVPNMFFNCGWGTGGFKATPGSGNVFAASLAKGEMHPLAAPFSIDRFHNGALIDEHGAAAVAH from the coding sequence ATGCAACGCTATTCAGGCTTCGGCCTCTTCAAACACTCCCTCAGCCACCACGAAAACTGGCAGCGCATGTGGCGCACGCCAACCCCGAAAAAAGTCTACGACGTGGTCATCGTCGGCGGTGGCGGGCATGGTCTGGCGACGGCTTACTACCTGGCGAAAGAGCACGGCATCACCAACGTCGCCGTGGTCGAGAAGGGCTGGCTGGGCGGCGGTAACACCGCGCGCAACACCACCATCGTCCGCTCCAACTACCTGTGGGACGAGTCGGCGCACCTGTACGAACACGCGATGAAACTGTGGGAAGGCCTCTCGCAAGACCTCAACTACAACGTGATGTTCTCCCAGCGTGGCGTCTATAACCTGTGCCACACCCTGCAGGACATCCGTGATTCCGAGCGTCGGGTCAGTGCCAACCGCCTCAACGGCGTCGATGGCGAACTGCTCAACGCCAAGCAAGTCGCTGACGAGATTCCGTACCTCGACTGCTCGAAAAACACCCGCTACCCGGTGATGGGCGCAACCGTTCAGCGACGCGGCGGCGTCGCCCGTCACGATGCCGTGGCCTGGGGCTTTGCCCGTGCCGCCGATGCCTTGGGCGTGGACTTGATCCAGCAGACCGAAGTGATCGGTTTCCGCAAGGAAAACGGCGTGTGCATCGGCGTTGAAACCAACAAGGGTTTCATCGGTGCCAAACGTGTCGGCGTGGTCACCGCCGGTAACTCCGGGCACATGGCCAAGCTCGCCGGTTTCCGTCTGCCGATCGAATCCCACCCGCTGCAAGCGCTGGTGTCCGAACCGATCAAACCGATTATCGACAGCGTGATCATGTCCAACGCCGTGCACGGTTACATCAGCCAGTCCGACAAGGGCGACCTGGTGATCGGCGCCGGTATCGATGGCTACAACGGCTACGGCCAGCGCGGTTCGTACCCGGTGATCGAGCACACCATTCAGGCCATCGTCGAGATGTTCCCGGTGTTGTCCCGCGTACGCATGAACCGTCAGTGGGGCGGCATCGTCGACACCACCCCGGACGCCTGCCCGATCATTTCGAAAACCCCGGTACCGAACATGTTCTTCAACTGCGGTTGGGGCACCGGCGGCTTCAAGGCCACACCTGGCTCGGGCAACGTGTTTGCCGCGAGTCTGGCCAAGGGTGAAATGCACCCATTGGCCGCACCTTTCTCCATCGACCGTTTCCACAACGGTGCGTTGATCGATGAACACGGCGCTGCTGCGGTTGCCCACTAA
- a CDS encoding sarcosine oxidase subunit alpha, producing MSQTNRLSNGGRIDRNKVLSFTFNGQSYKGFEGDSLAAALIANGVDIIGRSFKYSRPRGIFAAGAEEPNAVLQIGATEATQIPNVRATQQALYQGLVATSTNGWPSVNNDMMGILGKVGGKLMPPGFYYKTFMYPQSFWMTYEKYIRKAAGLGRSPTEVDPDTYDYMNQHCDVLIVGAGPAGLAAALAAARSGARVILADEQEEFGGSLLDSRESLDGKPAMDWVASVIAELKNTPDVLLLPRATVNGYHDHNFLTIHERLTDHLGDRAPIGQVRQRIHRVRAKRVVLATGAHERPLVYGNNDVPGNMLAGAVSTYVRRYGVAPGKKLVLSTNNDHAYRVALDWLDASLQVVAIADARSNPRGALVEEARAKGIRILTGSAVIEARGSKRVTAARVAAIDVKAHAVTSPGEWLDCDVIASSGGYSPVVHLASHLGGKPIWREDILGFVPGEAPQKRVCVGGINGVYALGDSLADGFEGGVRAAAEAGFQTVEGVLPKALSRHEEPTLALFQVPHEKNTARAPKQFVDLQNDVTAAAIELATREGFESVEHVKRYTALGFGTDQGKLGNVNGLAIAARSLNVTIPQMGTTMFRPNYTPVTFGAVAGRHCGHIFEPVRHTALHAWHVKNGAEFEDVGQWKRPWYFPKNGEDLHAAVKRECKAVRDSVGLLDASTLGKIDIQGPDAREFLNRVYTNAWTKLDVGKARYGLMCKEDGMVFDDGVTACLADNHFVMTTTTGGAARVLQWLELYHQTEWPDMKVYFTSVTDHWATMTLSGPNSRKLISAVTDIDLSNEAFPFMTWKEGLVGDVPARVFRISFTGELSYEVNVQADYAMGVLEKIVEAGKQYNLTPYGTETMHVLRAEKGFIIVGQDTDGSMTPDDLNMGWCVGRTKPFSWIGQRGMNREDCVRDQRKQLVGLKPIDPNVWLPEGAQLVFNTKQAIPMTMVGHVTSSYAHNSLGYSFAMGVVKGGLKRMGERVFAPLADGSVIEAEIVSSVFFDPKGDRQNI from the coding sequence ATGAGCCAGACCAATCGCCTGTCCAACGGTGGACGGATCGACCGCAACAAAGTGCTGAGCTTCACCTTCAACGGTCAGAGCTACAAAGGCTTCGAGGGTGACTCGCTGGCCGCCGCACTGATCGCCAACGGCGTCGACATCATTGGCCGCAGCTTCAAGTATTCGCGTCCTCGCGGGATCTTTGCCGCTGGTGCCGAAGAGCCGAATGCGGTGTTGCAGATCGGCGCGACTGAAGCCACGCAGATTCCCAACGTGCGCGCCACGCAACAGGCGTTGTATCAAGGTCTGGTCGCCACCAGCACCAACGGCTGGCCAAGCGTCAACAACGACATGATGGGCATTCTCGGCAAGGTCGGCGGCAAGCTGATGCCGCCGGGTTTTTACTACAAAACCTTCATGTACCCGCAATCTTTCTGGATGACTTACGAGAAGTACATTCGCAAGGCTGCAGGTTTAGGTCGTTCACCGACCGAAGTCGATCCGGACACCTACGACTACATGAACCAGCACTGCGACGTGCTGATCGTCGGCGCTGGCCCTGCCGGTCTCGCCGCCGCCCTGGCCGCTGCGCGCAGCGGTGCCCGAGTGATTCTTGCCGATGAGCAGGAAGAGTTTGGCGGCAGCCTGCTCGATTCCCGCGAAAGCCTCGACGGCAAACCGGCGATGGACTGGGTCGCCAGCGTCATCGCTGAACTGAAGAACACCCCGGACGTGCTGCTGTTGCCGCGCGCCACGGTCAACGGTTACCACGACCACAACTTCCTGACCATTCACGAACGCCTCACCGATCACCTCGGTGACCGTGCGCCCATCGGTCAGGTGCGTCAGCGCATTCACCGTGTTCGCGCCAAGCGTGTGGTGCTGGCAACCGGGGCGCACGAGCGTCCGCTGGTCTACGGCAACAACGATGTGCCGGGCAACATGCTTGCCGGTGCGGTGTCGACTTACGTGCGCCGTTACGGCGTGGCTCCAGGTAAAAAACTGGTGCTGTCGACCAACAACGACCACGCCTATCGCGTCGCGCTGGATTGGCTCGACGCCAGTCTGCAAGTGGTCGCCATCGCCGATGCGCGCAGCAATCCGCGTGGTGCATTGGTGGAAGAAGCCCGCGCCAAAGGTATTCGGATTCTCACCGGCAGCGCCGTGATCGAGGCTCGTGGCAGCAAGCGCGTGACCGCTGCCCGCGTCGCCGCGATTGATGTCAAGGCACACGCTGTGACCAGTCCTGGTGAATGGCTCGACTGCGACGTGATCGCCAGTTCCGGCGGTTACAGCCCTGTTGTCCACCTCGCTTCGCACCTCGGTGGCAAGCCGATCTGGCGTGAAGACATCCTCGGTTTCGTACCGGGCGAAGCACCGCAGAAACGCGTGTGCGTCGGTGGCATCAACGGTGTTTACGCTCTCGGTGATTCGCTCGCTGATGGTTTTGAAGGCGGCGTGCGCGCGGCCGCTGAAGCCGGTTTCCAGACTGTCGAAGGCGTGCTGCCAAAAGCCTTGAGCCGTCACGAAGAGCCGACGTTGGCGCTGTTCCAGGTGCCGCACGAAAAGAACACCGCACGGGCGCCGAAGCAATTCGTCGACCTGCAAAACGACGTGACGGCCGCGGCGATCGAACTGGCAACCCGCGAAGGTTTCGAGTCGGTCGAGCACGTCAAACGCTACACCGCGCTGGGCTTCGGCACCGATCAGGGCAAGCTCGGCAACGTCAATGGCCTGGCCATCGCGGCCCGCTCGCTGAACGTGACCATCCCGCAGATGGGCACCACGATGTTCCGTCCGAATTACACGCCGGTCACCTTCGGTGCTGTGGCCGGTCGTCACTGTGGGCACATCTTCGAGCCGGTGCGTCATACCGCGCTGCATGCCTGGCATGTGAAGAACGGCGCCGAGTTTGAAGACGTCGGTCAGTGGAAACGTCCTTGGTACTTCCCGAAAAACGGTGAAGACCTGCATGCAGCGGTGAAGCGCGAATGCAAAGCCGTGCGCGACAGCGTCGGCCTGCTCGACGCCTCGACCCTCGGCAAGATCGACATTCAAGGCCCGGATGCCCGCGAGTTTCTCAACCGCGTGTACACCAACGCCTGGACCAAACTCGATGTGGGCAAGGCCCGTTACGGCCTGATGTGCAAAGAAGACGGCATGGTCTTCGACGACGGTGTGACGGCGTGTCTGGCCGACAACCATTTCGTCATGACCACCACCACTGGCGGCGCCGCGCGCGTGCTGCAATGGCTGGAGCTGTACCACCAGACCGAATGGCCGGACATGAAGGTTTACTTCACTTCCGTCACCGACCACTGGGCGACCATGACCCTGTCCGGACCGAACAGCCGCAAGCTGATCAGCGCCGTGACTGACATTGATCTGAGCAACGAAGCCTTCCCGTTCATGACCTGGAAAGAAGGTCTGGTCGGCGACGTGCCGGCGCGGGTGTTCCGCATCTCGTTCACCGGTGAGTTGTCGTACGAAGTCAACGTGCAGGCCGACTACGCGATGGGCGTGCTGGAGAAAATCGTCGAGGCCGGCAAGCAGTACAACCTGACCCCGTACGGCACTGAAACCATGCACGTGCTGCGGGCCGAGAAAGGTTTCATCATCGTCGGCCAGGACACCGACGGCTCGATGACCCCGGACGACTTGAACATGGGCTGGTGTGTCGGTCGTACCAAACCGTTCTCGTGGATCGGCCAGCGCGGCATGAACCGTGAAGACTGCGTGCGTGATCAGCGCAAACAACTGGTGGGCCTCAAGCCGATCGATCCGAACGTCTGGCTGCCGGAAGGTGCCCAGCTGGTGTTCAACACCAAGCAAGCGATCCCGATGACCATGGTCGGCCACGTGACTTCCAGCTATGCGCACAACTCCCTCGGTTATTCGTTTGCCATGGGTGTGGTCAAGGGCGGTCTGAAGCGCATGGGTGAGCGGGTGTTTGCACCGTTGGCCGATGGCAGCGTGATCGAGGCGGAGATTGTTTCTTCGGTGTTCTTCGATCCGAAGGGTGATCGCCAGAACATCTGA
- a CDS encoding sarcosine oxidase subunit delta: MLHIFCPHCGELRSEEEFHASGQAHIPRPLDPNACTDEEWGDYMFFRDNPRGLHHELWDHVAGCRQYFNVTRDTVTYEILETYKIGTKPQFTDKADTAKTATPALGEKV, translated from the coding sequence ATGTTGCATATCTTCTGTCCTCACTGCGGCGAGTTGCGCTCCGAAGAGGAATTCCACGCATCCGGCCAGGCGCACATCCCGCGTCCGCTGGATCCGAACGCCTGCACTGATGAAGAGTGGGGCGACTACATGTTCTTCCGCGATAACCCGCGCGGTCTGCACCATGAGTTGTGGGACCACGTTGCCGGTTGCCGCCAGTACTTCAACGTCACTCGCGACACCGTGACCTACGAGATTCTCGAAACCTACAAGATCGGCACCAAGCCGCAATTCACCGACAAGGCTGATACGGCGAAAACAGCCACGCCGGCGCTGGGAGAGAAGGTATGA
- a CDS encoding TraX family protein: MHLTQRDGVLDLLKWLALLSMLLDHLRYVGFSADWLYVPGRLAFPWFCLAMAANLSRDGSRRMEWRYLGWLLLFSAVSEIPYRLYIPDPDTLNVMPTLALGLLVARGWQDPAWIARLLAIVALVLAAVFPERLMFGFFGVLLPLAMLLVFRRPWYFSWLPGLICLAANQWQVLYDSAMFGGSVAILGIATCVFAPMLGMFLLRHGRHLQPLPMRRWAYALYPTHFLLLLAVRQLLA; this comes from the coding sequence ATGCACCTGACTCAACGCGACGGCGTGCTGGATCTGCTCAAGTGGCTGGCGCTGCTGAGCATGTTGCTCGATCACCTGCGATATGTCGGGTTCTCCGCCGATTGGCTGTATGTGCCTGGGCGCTTGGCGTTTCCGTGGTTTTGTCTGGCGATGGCGGCGAATCTTTCGCGCGATGGTTCGCGGCGGATGGAGTGGCGGTATCTGGGGTGGTTGTTGCTGTTCAGCGCCGTCAGTGAAATTCCATATCGGTTGTACATTCCTGATCCGGATACTTTGAACGTGATGCCGACGCTGGCGCTGGGATTGCTGGTGGCGCGGGGCTGGCAGGATCCGGCATGGATTGCGCGACTGCTGGCGATTGTCGCGCTGGTGCTGGCCGCTGTGTTCCCTGAACGACTGATGTTCGGCTTCTTCGGCGTTCTGTTGCCGCTGGCGATGTTGTTGGTGTTTCGCCGTCCGTGGTATTTCAGCTGGCTACCGGGATTGATATGTCTGGCAGCGAATCAATGGCAGGTGCTGTACGACTCGGCGATGTTCGGCGGTAGCGTTGCCATCCTCGGCATTGCCACCTGTGTGTTTGCGCCAATGCTCGGAATGTTCCTGTTGCGACATGGGCGACATCTTCAGCCACTGCCGATGAGGCGCTGGGCATATGCCCTGTATCCCACACACTTTCTCCTGCTGCTCGCCGTCCGCCAATTGCTCGCATAA
- the soxG gene encoding sarcosine oxidase subunit gamma family protein: MTTANVYQQRPTTGARAESSLHHADLASLVGKGRKNAGVIVREKKLLGHLTIRGDGHDAAFAAGVHKALGIELPGALSVIVKGETSLQWMGPDEWLLIVPSGEEFAAEQKLREALGDLHIAIVNVSGGQQVLELSGPNVRQVLMKSTSYDVHPNNFPVGKAVGTVFAKSQLMIRHTAEDTWELLIRRSFSDYWWLWLQDASAEYGLSVQA; this comes from the coding sequence ATGACCACAGCCAATGTTTACCAACAACGCCCGACCACCGGGGCCCGTGCCGAGTCGTCGCTGCACCATGCCGACCTCGCCAGCCTGGTCGGCAAGGGCCGCAAGAACGCCGGCGTGATCGTGCGGGAAAAGAAACTCCTCGGCCACCTGACCATCCGTGGCGATGGCCACGATGCCGCGTTCGCCGCCGGCGTACATAAAGCGCTGGGCATCGAACTGCCCGGCGCCCTGAGCGTGATCGTCAAAGGCGAAACCAGCCTGCAATGGATGGGCCCGGATGAATGGTTGCTGATCGTGCCAAGCGGCGAAGAGTTTGCCGCCGAACAGAAACTGCGCGAAGCGCTGGGCGATCTGCACATTGCGATCGTCAACGTCAGCGGCGGCCAGCAAGTGCTCGAACTGAGCGGGCCGAATGTGCGTCAGGTGCTGATGAAATCCACCAGCTATGACGTGCACCCGAATAACTTCCCGGTAGGCAAAGCGGTCGGCACGGTGTTCGCCAAGTCGCAACTGATGATTCGCCACACCGCCGAAGACACCTGGGAATTGCTGATTCGTCGCAGCTTCTCGGATTACTGGTGGTTGTGGTTGCAGGATGCTTCGGCTGAGTACGGGTTGAGTGTTCAGGCCTGA
- the purU gene encoding formyltetrahydrofolate deformylase has product MSRAPDTWILTADCPSVLGTVDAVTRFLFEQGCYVTEHHSFDDRLSGRFFIRVEFRQPDGFDEQSFRAGLAERGQAFGMIFELTAPNYRPKVVIMVSKADHCLNDLLYRQRIGQLSMDVAAVVSNHPDLKPLADWHQIPYYHFPLDPNDKPSQERQVWQVIEESGAELVILARYMQVLSPELCRKLDGKAINIHHSLLPGFKGAKPYHQAYNKGVKLVGATAHYINNDLDEGPIIAQGVEAVDHSHYPEDLIAKGRDIEGLTLARAVGYHIERRVFLNANRTVVL; this is encoded by the coding sequence ATGAGCCGCGCCCCAGACACATGGATTCTGACCGCCGACTGCCCCAGCGTCCTCGGCACCGTGGACGCGGTCACGCGTTTTCTGTTCGAGCAGGGTTGCTACGTCACCGAGCACCATTCCTTTGATGATCGCCTCTCCGGGCGTTTTTTCATTCGCGTGGAGTTTCGCCAGCCCGACGGTTTCGACGAACAATCCTTCCGCGCTGGTCTCGCCGAGCGCGGGCAGGCGTTCGGCATGATCTTCGAGCTGACCGCGCCGAACTACCGGCCAAAAGTGGTGATCATGGTTTCCAAGGCCGATCACTGCCTTAACGACTTGCTCTATCGCCAGCGCATTGGCCAGTTATCGATGGACGTTGCCGCTGTCGTCTCCAACCATCCGGATCTGAAACCGCTGGCCGACTGGCACCAGATTCCCTACTACCATTTCCCCCTCGACCCCAACGACAAACCGTCGCAGGAGCGTCAGGTGTGGCAGGTGATCGAAGAGTCCGGCGCCGAACTGGTGATCCTCGCCCGCTACATGCAGGTGCTGTCGCCGGAGCTGTGCCGCAAGCTCGATGGCAAGGCGATCAACATTCACCACTCGTTGCTGCCGGGATTCAAGGGTGCCAAGCCGTATCACCAGGCCTACAACAAGGGCGTGAAACTGGTTGGCGCGACCGCGCATTACATCAATAACGACCTCGATGAAGGGCCGATCATTGCCCAAGGCGTCGAGGCGGTGGATCACAGTCATTACCCTGAGGATCTGATTGCCAAGGGGCGCGATATTGAAGGCCTGACCCTGGCTCGTGCCGTCGGTTATCACATCGAGCGGAGGGTGTTCCTCAACGCCAATCGCACGGTCGTTCTTTAG